The DNA sequence ACGGCGGCGTTCGGGCAAATTTTGCCGAAAGCGCTGCTGGAAGCGCCGAAATACGGCTGCATCAATGTCCATGCCTCGCTTCTGCCCGAGCTGCGCGGCGGGGCGCCGATCCATTATGCCATCTGGCAAGGAAAAACGAAAACGGGCGTCACGATCATGTATATGGTCGAGAAGCTGGATGCCGGCGATATGTTGGCGCAAGTCGAGGTGCCGATTGCTGAAACGGACACGGTCGGCACGCTCCATGATAAATTGAGCGCCGCCGGGGCTAAACTATTATCAGAAACGCTTCCACTTTTATTGGAAGGAAACATTGCGCCCGTTCCGCAAGATGAGGAGAAAGCGACGTATGCGCCGAACATTCGCCGCGAGCAGGAGCGGATCGACTGGACGCAGCCTGGTGAAGCCATTTACAACCATATTCGCGCCTTCCATCCGTGGCCGGTTGCGTATACGACACACAGCGGGAACGTTTGGAAAGTTTGGTGGGGAGAAAAAGTGCCGACACCAGAAGCGGCGCCGCCGGGCACGATTGTGGCGCTCGAGGAAAACGGCATTGTAGTGGCCACCGGCAATGAGACAGCCATTCGCATCACCGAATTGCAGCCGGCCGGCAAAAAGCGGATGGCCG is a window from the Geobacillus stearothermophilus ATCC 12980 genome containing:
- the fmt gene encoding methionyl-tRNA formyltransferase; the encoded protein is MTNIVFMGTPDFAVPILRQLLDDGYHVSAVVTQPDKPKGRKRQLVPPPVKVEAERHGIPVLQPTKIREPEQYEQVLAFAPDLIVTAAFGQILPKALLEAPKYGCINVHASLLPELRGGAPIHYAIWQGKTKTGVTIMYMVEKLDAGDMLAQVEVPIAETDTVGTLHDKLSAAGAKLLSETLPLLLEGNIAPVPQDEEKATYAPNIRREQERIDWTQPGEAIYNHIRAFHPWPVAYTTHSGNVWKVWWGEKVPTPEAAPPGTIVALEENGIVVATGNETAIRITELQPAGKKRMAAGEFLRGAGSRLSVGMKLGEDHERT